A window from Pararge aegeria chromosome 6, ilParAegt1.1, whole genome shotgun sequence encodes these proteins:
- the LOC120624525 gene encoding uncharacterized protein LOC120624525 encodes MAARSQRPQGVTDARTMHILVFACILASVAAAPSYDQRQDGEYNIQADVQNILFVIGLPKKLPVDSLLSLLLKNSKRSGDEPIAQDRADVQPLTAFVEPNTPYRVIIGSEGERPVEADGGNAIVIAGRRRLEADSDPQEEMKLIGATEQCGPERRRDPVTLICKSINDLRADKPDNTPEVIPVPT; translated from the coding sequence ATGGCCGCGCGCAGTCAGCGACCACAGGGTGTTACCGACGCACGCACCATGCACATCCTAGTCTTCGCATGTATACTGGCTTCGGTCGCCGCCGCACCCTCCTACGACCAGCGGCAGGACGGAGAGTACAACATTCAAGCCGATGTCCAGAACATATTATTTGTTATCGGATTACCAAAGAAATTGCCCGTCGACAGCCTGCTCAGTCTGCTTTTAAAGAACTCGAAGAGGAGTGGTGATGAACCGATTGCGCAAGACAGGGCAGACGTCCAGCCACTGACAGCATTTGTGGAACCCAACACGCCATATCGGGTTATCATTGGATCGGAGGGCGAGAGGCCGGTCGAAGCTGATGGCGGTAATGCGATTGTTATCGCCGGCCGGCGGCGCTTGGAGGCGGATTCCGACCCTCAGGAAGAAATGAAGCTTATTGGAGCGACGGAACAGTGCGGCCCTGAGCGGAGACGAGATCCCGTCACCCTTATTTGTAAATCCATCAACGATCTACGAGCTGACAAGCCGGATAACACGCCTGAGGTGATCCCCGTTCCGACATAA